AGCACATGGCCGCTTGTAGGGTGCATGACACCTGCAAGCATACGAAGCAGAGTAGTTTTACCGGCACCATTTGGTCCTACAAGACCGTAAATTCCCGGTGATAAAACGGTTTGAATCTCATGAACAGCCACGTGTTGACTAAATCGTTTGGTGAGTTTCTCAATATCCAATTTCAATACTTTCATTCCTCCCTGTGAATAAATCATGTGAATAAATTTTTTTCATCTGGAATAGTATCAGCAGCGCACCGAAGATGAAGGAAAAAAACGTAAAAGGTGTGCGAACGAATAGATAGGCTTCTTTTAAAAATGGCAGTACCTCAAGGGCCAGAATGCTAAAACTCCACAAAAGAAACATAAGAAAAGAAACATAAGCTGCCCTAAACCGTAGAGCAAAATAGAGCGAAATTCCGGTAAGACCGAGGAATGAAGCCATCCCGTCAAACAGCAGTCTCCAAGAAGCGGAAGTAAAATCAAAGATAGTAAGGCCAAAACAAAACAAAACAATTAATAAAAAGTTGTATAAACCAATCAGGAAAAGCTTGGCCAGAAGGAGTTCAGATCCTGTAAATTTACAGGCCATCTCAAGTTCGAACAGACCTTTATCCCGGCTGCGAAAAACATCGTTAATGCCGATGAGGAGCGGGAGTGGGGCTGTGAACCCGATAGCTGCTTCGACACTCAACAAATGCATTAATAAAAAGGAAGTTGCCGTGAAACATATACAACTGAATAACCAAAAGCATGGGTGTACAGCAGATGCGTCGGACACAAGTAAATTGACTAAAGACCTGGACGTACCCGCAGGGTTCTTTTGGGATTCTGATGAAGATTCAAGCATAGCTGTGCGCGCCGCTTCAATTGCCGATTTCATCACATACTCATCCGGGAATCTGACTTGGTACTGTTCGAGCTTTTGCTTCAACATAGTTTCCTTATCAGCATTTTTATTCTCATACGTTTTTGGAAATTTGCTCATCGTTATGCTCCTTTCCAAGCCATTTTTTCAATTTTTGAACTCCCTGATATAACCTGGATTTGACGGCAGCTTCCCCGGCGTTGGTTAGTTCGGCAATCTCTTTAATTGAGCAATCATGGTAATACCTTAAGATAATCGCTTCTTTCTGATAATCAGGCAGGCGTAGAACTGTTTTTTTCACTTCTTCGCTCTCCATCCGGTAACTGACGAGTTCCAAAGGGCTCTTATCATTAGAAGGAATTGTATCTTCTATCTCTCCCGATTTGCTGTAGTTGGAGTAAACCGTACTTCTAAAATAGTCCCGGGCAGTATTTACTCCGATACAAAGTAACCATGACCTGAATTTGCCTTCTCCACGGTAGTTAGGAAGATATCTTACCATTTTTACGAATGTGTCCTGAGTCAAATCACATGCACTGTGATATTCTCCAGTCATCCGGTATAAATACGCGAAAATCATAGGATAATGCCGCTGGATTAACAATTCCATTGAACTTTGGGTTCCCCGCCTGATTTCTTCTACTAATTCTTCATCTGTTAACACATGTTTTCCCCCTATCTATATAAGTGACGGTTAAAGGGGCATCAGGTTTTAATTGTACCTCAAAAAAAAGACATGGAATATTTATCTTCAAATGGGTTAAAACTGTATAGAAGCAGCTTCTTGCTTAAATTGCGAATATTCTGGAGGGTACAACCTATGAAAACCAAGTGGGTGACAAGCCTGCTTCTTTGCAGCCAATTGTTGTTCTGGACAGGATTTTCCTATGTTCATGCTGAGGAAAAAGTCCCGCAGCAGACGGATCTTACGCCTAACGCCAAGTCTGCGATATTGCTTGATGCCGATACAGGTACCATTATCTCGGAAAAAGATAAAGATGCGAAACTGCCTCCGGCCAGTATTACCAAAATTATGACAATGCTGCTCATTATGGAAGCAGTAGATAAAGGCACTCTTAAAATGGATGAGAAAGTCCGCACCAGCGAGTACGCGGCTTCAATGGGAGGTTCCCAGATTTTTCTGGAGCCGGGAGAAGAAATGACGGTTGAAGAAATGCTTAAAGGCATTGCGATGGCTTCCGGGAACGATGCGTCTGTGGCTATGGCCGAAAAAATTGCGGGAACGGAAGAAGACTTTGTACGAATGATGAATGAACGGGCCAAGCAGCTAGGCATGAAAAACACCCATTTTGCTAACTGCAACGGACTGCCTGCGGAAAATCATTATTCAACCGCTTATGATATTGCTCTAATGTCCCGTGAATTGCTCAAGCACGAGAAAATTACTGCGTTTACAGGTGCATATCAGGATTACTTGCGTAAGGATAGCGAAAAACCGTTTTGGCTTGTGAATACCAATAAGCTGGTTCGTTTTTATAACGGGGCAGACGGTCTTAAAACCGGTTTCACCAGTGAGGAAAAATTTTGTCTTGCGGCCACGGCGAAGAGAGACAATTTGCGTATGATTGCCGTTGTTATGGGCGAGCCGGATACCAAAACTAGGAATGCGGAAGTAACGAAGCTGTTTGATTATTCTTTTTCCCAGTACACCAATTATCCCATCTTTAAAGCCGGTGACCAGATAGGATCGTTCCGTGTGGGCAAAGGGAAGGTGCAAGAAGTTCCTCTTATTGCCAAGCATCCTTACGGTGTATTGCTTAAAAAGAGTGAGGGAAAGGAAGGCATCCGTCATGAAGTCCAGATATTACCTGACCTTAAGGCACCGGTTCAAGCAGGCGAGCCGATTGGGAAACTGGTGGTATATAAAGGGGATGTCAAACTCAAGGAATTTTCGCTTACAAGTCCGGTCGCTGTAGAGAAAGCCGGATGGTGGACCATTTTTAAGCGGGGAGTAGGCAGCCTGTTTCAGACAAATTAATTGCGGAAAACACTTATTTTGACGGGTTTTAGCGCTTTTCTTCTAGTTTTGTCAAGTGGCAGGAATTAACAAAGGTAAAATCGAAGTCATTGTTCACGATGGAAGGAGTGAGCTATTGACCATGAGTTTGCAAATTGAATTCGAGCAGAGAAGAAGAGCGTTAATTGTCAGATTGCAAGGAGAACTTGACCACCACACAGCCGATATGGTGAAAACGCGTATGGAAGAAGCCATTGCTAAAGGGGATGCCCGGAATCTCGTGCTCAGTCTGCGGGATTTAAGCTTTATGGATAGTTCGGGTCTTGGTGTCATATTGGGACGGTACAAGCAGATAACCGGAAGAGGTGGCAAGATGATTGTTTGTGATGTCAACCCCTCTATCTACAGGTTGTTTGAACTATCCGGCTTATTCAAAATCGTAGCGATTGAAGATAACGAGAGAAAGGCAATCTCCAGTCTGGAGGTGGCATTATGAGTTCGAGAAACTTTATGAGAATGCAATTTCCCAGCTTATCCGAGAATGAAGGGTTTGCCAGGGTTGCCGTTGCTTCATTTATTGCCCAGAAGGACCCTAATATAGAAGAACTGACGGAGATCAAGACGGTGATTTCTGAAGCGGTAACCAATAGCATTATTCATGGTTATGATAATGCTCCGGATGGAATTATCACCATTGAAGCAGAGATAATGGAAGATGAGGTCCGGATTACTGTGGAAGACGAGGGTACAGGTATCGACGACTTGGAGCTGGCC
This Paenibacillus larvae subsp. larvae DNA region includes the following protein-coding sequences:
- a CDS encoding RNA polymerase sigma factor gives rise to the protein MLTDEELVEEIRRGTQSSMELLIQRHYPMIFAYLYRMTGEYHSACDLTQDTFVKMVRYLPNYRGEGKFRSWLLCIGVNTARDYFRSTVYSNYSKSGEIEDTIPSNDKSPLELVSYRMESEEVKKTVLRLPDYQKEAIILRYYHDCSIKEIAELTNAGEAAVKSRLYQGVQKLKKWLGKEHNDEQISKNV
- a CDS encoding D-alanyl-D-alanine carboxypeptidase family protein, giving the protein MKTKWVTSLLLCSQLLFWTGFSYVHAEEKVPQQTDLTPNAKSAILLDADTGTIISEKDKDAKLPPASITKIMTMLLIMEAVDKGTLKMDEKVRTSEYAASMGGSQIFLEPGEEMTVEEMLKGIAMASGNDASVAMAEKIAGTEEDFVRMMNERAKQLGMKNTHFANCNGLPAENHYSTAYDIALMSRELLKHEKITAFTGAYQDYLRKDSEKPFWLVNTNKLVRFYNGADGLKTGFTSEEKFCLAATAKRDNLRMIAVVMGEPDTKTRNAEVTKLFDYSFSQYTNYPIFKAGDQIGSFRVGKGKVQEVPLIAKHPYGVLLKKSEGKEGIRHEVQILPDLKAPVQAGEPIGKLVVYKGDVKLKEFSLTSPVAVEKAGWWTIFKRGVGSLFQTN
- the spoIIAA gene encoding anti-sigma F factor antagonist; translated protein: MSLQIEFEQRRRALIVRLQGELDHHTADMVKTRMEEAIAKGDARNLVLSLRDLSFMDSSGLGVILGRYKQITGRGGKMIVCDVNPSIYRLFELSGLFKIVAIEDNERKAISSLEVAL
- the spoIIAB gene encoding anti-sigma F factor, whose product is MSSRNFMRMQFPSLSENEGFARVAVASFIAQKDPNIEELTEIKTVISEAVTNSIIHGYDNAPDGIITIEAEIMEDEVRITVEDEGTGIDDLELAKQPLFTSKPELERSGMGFTIMENFMDDVEVYSSVGRGTKIIMKKRIESKNATKAMYN